GTCTCTGTTTACCTTTTAATTTTTGATTACAGTAACAGCTGGAGATAATGAGCTCTGTACAGCAGAAGCCTCAGTCGTGTTCCCGATCTCAATTTCCTGTGTTGTATTACAGCGGCTCCACTCTAACCTGGTTACTCCTGATGAGACATAATGAACCATAAAATCCCCTCATTCTCGCTCCGTTTACAGTAATTATTTGTTTGGGATGAGCTGTAAGGTccaataatgcattttaattgtggattttgtttttccCACAGTGGGAGAGTTTTTCCAGCACTGAGTAAAAAGAATCGGGACATTTCATCAGGGTGGGTTTGCTGGGGAGTCCAACAAGTTTACCAAAGTACAATAAAACCTTTCTGTAGCTTATCTCTTAATTTTATTGAGTATTTTGCCGCAATAACTCATTACAGCTGTTCATAGTGCTAAATATAAAGAACTTAGCTCTGCTAGACGCAACATGCGGCAGGTGTCCTTCAAAAGGCTCAAAGGACAAATTCCAGTGAATTCAACATCGCTGTGCGCAGATTAGGTTCAAGATTTTTCACagttaacacatttttaaagctacTGCACGTCTTTAAAGTCTCCAGTgtggtttttcttcttgttcctacGGTTTAATATTTGAGCTTCACTCTGCAGAATGACGTATGTGCAGGGTGTGACACTAAaggctgttttactgtttttaaaatcCATCTGCTCAAAGTTATGGAGCTTTTTAGTGGAAAATCCAAATCAGGCACAGTTTATTATTCCGGGTGTTTTATATGCaccttaaaacatgtctggaggggatctttaaacgctctgtttcctgtgtttcaggGCTGCCTACAAGAATAATGGATGAGACCTGTCAGTAGCAGTTGATGAAGATTTGACTTGACTCTTCAGACTGAGCTATGGAGGGTAGTGATGACGTGTCTGTAACCATGACGCAGCCCCAGCCTGATGCATGCGGCGctgaggtgggaggaggagaaatccCCAGTAAAGTGGAGGATGGAGTAAATCCACCCATTCCTGCTGATTCCTGTGGGAGCAGCGCGACAGGACTGACCAAAGGAGGGCTCTCTAACCTGGTGGAGCCTCCTGCTCCCTCAGGGGTGAGTCCCACTGCTGAGGCACCGGGAGGTGTGGCGCTCAAGGTCGCCACAACCGTGCTACACCCGGTGTGCCTGGGAGAGAGCCCGCTGATGCTGCCCATTCACCTGCAGATGGCCGGAGCTGCCGGGCCTCAGCTCGGCCAAATGGGGGGGGCGCCGTACTTGATAACAAGCCAAAGCCCGGTTTCACTTCCCCTGGTCTTGGATCAGCAGGTCATCCAGCACATGAGTCCGTCTGTGATCCCTCAGACCGCTAACTGCCCTCAGCTTCCACTCCAGAACAACGTCCTGTGTCAGAACCCTTTGGCGTTCGGTTTACCTCCAGCTGTCGATCAGAAGTCTGCGGGACAAACGCAGGATGCTAACCTGCTGTCTCTCCTGCAGAATCCAGCTTTTGCGGCCATCTTGCAGGATCTCTTCCCGTCCCAGTCAGGCTCATCCACCTGTCAGTCACCGAGCTCTACCTTCTTCCCACTTCCTCCCCTCACGCCTCCCTACACCTCCCCTCTGGCCCCTTTAGTCCCCCCTGCCACCCTTCTGGTCCCCTACCCTGTCATCATCCCTCTGCCAGTGCCTCTGCCTGTCCCTCTTCCCATCCCCATTCCCGTCCCTCAGCCCGAGGACTCAAAGGGGAACATGCCAAAACCAGTTTGCACTGTGAGTAAAAGCACTCAGACTTCTCCAAAAGATACTACCTCTCCGTCGTTGTCTTCAAGCAGATGCATGCCGTCGTTCCAGCCACAAAACGTGTCCCCATCCTTGCTTCCTCCGGATGAAGGACAGGTTCTGGACCTTTCCGTCAGAGCATGCCCCGTTGAACTAAAGCAGGAATACCCGAGTccacagcaggacagtgtgCTCGACTTGTCAGTGCCTGGTGTGAGGAAGAAGTGTGTTCAGTCAGACCGGGAAGTAGCTTTCCATTCTGGTCAAGACGCCAGTACGTCTTTGTCTCTGGGGGTTGAATGCACTCAGAGTTTAGATTCCAAACTCCTGGGCAGCCTGGCCTCACTGGAGTTCAGCCGGCAACATAAGTGGGTGGTTGACAGCGCTGGTGGGTCTAGTTCTCGGAGTCAGGAGGCGACTCTAAGCGGAGCCGGAAACCTTGAGATCGTCAGCACCTCGCAGACGGCCAAGGTCATCGTCTCGGTGAAGGACGCCATTCCTGCCATCCTCTGCGGAAAGATAAAAAGTCTTTCAGGAGTCTCCACCAAGAACTTTTCCATCAAACGGGACGGCAGTCAGGGGacgtctctgcagcagctctacGGGATGTCGTCGGCGTCCAAGGGGGAGCAGCACGACCCCAACAACCCGCTCAAAAAGGTTCCCAAGAACAGAGCCATCAAACTGAAGAAGGTCAGCTCGCAAGAGATCCATTTCCTTCCCATGAAGAAGCAGAGACTCACAGCGCTGCTACCCAGGAAGTGAAAGTGCTCGGCGGACTGATAGCCGGCCCGCTCTCTGGTTATCGTTCCAGAGAGAGTAACGTATAACACACGTGAGGACATTCTGTAATCAACCTCTTGAACGTCCAATCAAAGCTCACAGTTTTGCTCCAAATGTTGCTTTGACTGAAGCTCATGaatgtgtgacagtgtgacacagtcGTCACAGAAATGGTTTCCACTGGACTTCTCTGgattgctgtgttttgttgtaatgCACTACTCTACAGTGTTATGGTAAaccagaaatgtgtgtgtgtgtgtgtgtgtgtgtgtgtgtgtgtgtgtgtgtgtgtgtgtgtgtgtgtgtgtgtatggcagcTTAATGGGCTCTCCGTGTGGCTTTGGAGCTTGTCGTTATGAATCGGAGATGTTGAAGAACATTTTTTGACTTTATAATTACAGCAAAGACACATGGGTTCCTTTTTTCCATTATGGATCATGGTTTGTTTCCACATGTAATTTTTATTTAAGTGCACTGAAGAGCTAAAAAAAACCTGATAGTTGAGGTTCTCAGTGCCCAGAGCAGAGCAGTAGGCACTGGCAGGACGTGACCGAGACTGTTAAAACATGTCCCATCGTCGGAAATTCCCATAGTCATCAGTAGCTCAGCGGAGCCATTCATTCTCCTCTGATTGGGAGGGCTTTAGCATGACAGGCTAATAATGACTTGGCAAGGCCAGAGCCACAATTTCATTATAATGAATGTTGGCAAGAGCCGTCTGTCACGACAAAATACGTTCTTATTTTGTTCAACAGCAGGGAAAAAAGGGATGCCTCACTTGGTTTCACATTTAAACAGGACTTTGAACAGGCCCGTCCAAACACAAGGAAAGCATTTCTGGAAAAGAGCTATTTTTGAAGCTGGATGAATTAATCCGTTTTAATTCAGCAGCACTTCAAGATGGAAGCCAAATCTGAGGAAAACCCAGCAGAACCCGCTGCTGCGTCCATTAACTCTCTAAAGAAGTGAATCAGGGTGGAAGTTTTAGTGTTGATTTCACCTGttaaatcacctgaaaatgtgaAGGGAGGTAAAGGTGATGGGAACCGGCAGATTAAAGAAGCCATGATGAACATTTTCTTGGCTTTAGTGAGAGAAAATACTGTTTGTATATTGAAGTGTTGAAGTTATTAGTCTGTTATTAGAATGAGTATTGATAAGACGCCCGCCTCTGTTTATCAAACtcatctgtgtaaaacatgagtTTCATGTGGTTTGGTGTCATAGACCATTTTTGTTcccgttcttcttcttctccacaaAAAAACGTAAACACCAAACCGGCAGGTGGGTTGTAGATTCCACTCTCTACTCAAGCACTTAGTGACACTCGTTGACCTCAAGGTGGCGCTGTAATAAATCAAATTGATGTTCTCGCTATTCTCGAAATCCTGTTTTCGACATCGTCCAATCTTCGCGAAACCGAGTCCGTAACATCTGCAAACTTTTTCAAGAAATTTCAAcgtgtctgtctgctttgatGATACGAGCCAATCAGTTTTTCTCAGAAGCGCGTTGATCAACCTGAAATTCAACCTGAATGTTAAGCATCAAAGGACGTCGCACGTCACCACTAGGGGGCGCCACAAATGCAAAAGGTTTTATCTCGTAATCGGCCTCATTGATTCACACAAAATTCGCTTTAGATAAGTGAAGTAGCTTATTACAACATTTATAAATTTGTAGATATTTCAAAATAGATAAAAATCACCCTGAaattttttgtgtgcatgtgacgAAAGTTTGCCTCACTGCAGCCTAAATGTATTGTTCAGGTGTGGAAAATCCATTAAAATCCACAGTTAATCTCCTCAAGTCTTCAATCAGATGCTGCCGAAAATGACTCCAGACGTCaaactacaaacacacagtgacattcaGAGACTGTCATTAGTGCTGGAAGCAGAATGACGGAAGCATTTAAACAGATGAAAATAGCCCAGTTTTGCAGGTGTGATGTGAGAAGGTGTGTGGAGAACCACGCCCTCTAGTggtgcagacaggaagtcacctTCTCTGAGGATGCGGAGGTCCAGAGTTTGAATCCCGCTTTCCAGCCATGTGGCCACTGATGCACGTGCACGTGGAGTGTTTTCAGGTGCTTCCTAAATCTGAAACAAGCATCCCAACGATGCCGACCTGCCTGGACTCCGATCACtacagctttttttaaattattgtgGAGCATGgtctttttcctttctgtccCATGGTTATGATCAGAGTCGTGAATGTGAGAGTATTGTTGTGTGTCCGTTTATTTATCCTATCGAGTGCACTTTGTCATAGTTTAGTTGAAAACATTACAGGGTGTTACTACCTTTTCTACTAAAACTGTGTTGCCCGTTTGTGATTATAGCGTTTATGAATTCTGTGAATCGTAGGCCAAGAACTATTAACAGCCACAGACTGCCCGGACGAACAAACGAGGGATGGAAAATACCCAGAGGCTCGACTTTTTACCAGTTCTTTATTTTTAATCGATGTGCTTTAGCAGCTCGGGTCGGCGGTCCAGCCAACATGGAGCTCTTTGGTTTGGTAGTCTGAACGGATCACTTTGGTTGTACAGGATTTCACCCTAATTTATTGTTTGTACAACTTTTAtttatacagtctgtgtgtatatactgGATGTTAGGAGACAAAGTGTGACTGGGTATAACGACAGCTTCCTTTGTGTCTCCTGAAGCTCTTTTCGCTTCTGAAAGCTGTTTTAACtaagatgtcagtgaagaaaCACCAGTTGAAATGTGCTGGCGGTTAAATGTTTGcttactgtacagtatgtgtgctttTTATATGGAAGTGAACTAAAATCTCCAAGCTCTGAATTTAtgtctctccctttttttttttttttttttttttaaacgacACACTGGTTTGAAATCACGTCTCATTGGCCTCCACGGGTGCTTTGTTTCTTCAGGGTGGTCTCGTGAAGACGCAGTAACTATACTTAAATGATGAAGGGAGCAGAGACGAACGTTGCCAGAATCGACTCATTAAAGGAAAAAGGCGCTCAGATAAAAacttgaaaagacaaaaatgtttcaTCCAGTAAAACCAGTCTGACATCCTCGGCCTTTGTGCATCTCATGGAACAAAATAAGGTGGTTTGTCTTCAAGTGGTTTGTCTTCAGTCTTCAGTGACTGTAAACTGGCTCAATCCTGCAAGTGTGGAAGCAAATGTTCTGCAGTTTAGGAGGCTGAAATGTCTGGATGCCATGTTGAAAACGAGGGATgtttacaacacacacaggcttcagCATGAAGCGTCCAGTGTTTTAGATTCTGGGCCGAAACGTGGTCTGGAGGTCGTTTTCCAAACGTTTCTTCGCCTTCACTGCATCGCTCCTCGCAGTGCCGCGCGTTCTGTCCGACAGTTGTCAGATGTTCGATGTACTTCGTGGCTTGTGATCAACCAGAATCATTTCTCAAAGTCTCTGACGTGTTTTCAaattgttttgatgtgtttttctcttatATTTCATGTCATAAATAAACACGAGCAGGCCCGGCTTATGAGAGgtaacatttcaaaacaacGCTCCCAGAGACTGATGTGGCTTTAATGATGGAAATGTTCTCGTTCTCTGGAGCTCGTTGTCTGCCAAGCCCTCATTTTCTGTGAACGGGACAACTGATGGCTTTTTACaaaatcagccaatcagtgatTTTACTTAAAAGGGAATCCTGGTGAATGGAAATAATTCACTTCTTCGCCTCAGTaacaacacatgcacatccTTTAGTTTCTGACaggtttataaaaaaaaaaaaaaggaaatacacaACATCATAAACACATATTGTTTATCTGGTGTGATGTAATGGACAAGTGAGTTTTTTTCCAACACATATTTTCAAGTACTTAAAAAGAAGATGCAAGAGAGGGAAGTCGACAGCACTTCGATCCTGTGTTGAATATCATATGGCACAAGTCTTCTCAAATCAAGGAAGGGAATAACAGGAAAATTCTGTTAAGTATATTATAAACAGTATGCTACAAAAGCTTGTACTAACAAAGACCACATAAACCTGAGAAATGTCGTAGGTAAAGCAAGGCAGAGTCTATTACTGGGAGTATTTGAACTAAAAGCACTGTGTTAAGTATTAAAAAGCAGATGGAATCCACTGTGAAATATTCACCACGTCCCCATCCCCCTTTATCTTCACATTTCTAACTTATGTATATGATTTCCTTAAAATATTAAGTTTCTACAAAATGTACATTCTGTTGCTGATATTCATGGTTAAACCCATAAAACTGTAcacatctgttttcattgcTAACAGTGATTGGAACGGTCAAAAGTGACAACACTGAGGTCGCAGGCGGACCGGCGAGCTTACGTGATTATGACTGAGAAAAATATTACATCAAAACTAAACACAGAAAGCCCTTAGAAATGTTGGATTTGCACTTCCTTCAACAATCTGTCCACTGAAACTGATAAACCCAGAACTTCTAAGCtgggacacaaacagctgactgaTAAGAACTGCCTGGGGACCATTGGGAGGCAACGGAGGGCCCGCTAAAGACACAATAATACATCATGCCGCACAGCAGATGATCCTGCAGGACACTCGTGGAAAAGGTTCACTCAGAACTGTTAATACAACGTGATCCCTGCCAGGACGCTGGCGGCGTTCAAGCAAACGAAAACGTCCGTCTTGCCTTGCGCGAACGGAAAAGGAATGCATGACGTTAGCATTCTTCGACAGGCGGATATACAGTACCCATACTTGAGGCATACATGTGAAGAGTGAAAACAGCGAAACGACAGCACAGACGAGAGAGCATCCAAATTCTCTTGGGGAAGAACAtctgatggattttttttttttcttcagtataTCAACCCTTCCTTATTAACTGGAAAttcaacaataataaaaacattataTAAGAAGAAACATTCTCCATCTTTGGGGATCCAAAACCAGGATCAAAAGATTTCATCTCCGTAAAAAAACGTGTCcacgtgtgcacatgtgctACGCAATGTAAACACTACAGGGATTCTTTTCCTTTGGGATTTCAGAGTCAAATGGCGTCGGTTAGACTTGAACAGCTTTTGTTCACTGATGAGGGGATGAGGTAATGTGTCAGCAATGCACGGCACACTTTCTCCACTCTGGAAGTCAGGATGAAGTTGTAACATCTCGTCAGTCCCTGGAGGTGGAGTCTAGAGAAACACGTAGCCCCCGCCTGCCCCCTGAGTCAGTGTCCCCCCGCTGGCTCTTTCAGGGCTTGTTGCTCATGGGCCTGGCAGGGACGGGGCTGCCCTGGCTCCTCTTACAGTTTGCCTTGTTTCAGC
The Chaetodon auriga isolate fChaAug3 chromosome 3, fChaAug3.hap1, whole genome shotgun sequence DNA segment above includes these coding regions:
- the rai2 gene encoding retinoic acid-induced protein 2, which codes for MEGSDDVSVTMTQPQPDACGAEVGGGEIPSKVEDGVNPPIPADSCGSSATGLTKGGLSNLVEPPAPSGVSPTAEAPGGVALKVATTVLHPVCLGESPLMLPIHLQMAGAAGPQLGQMGGAPYLITSQSPVSLPLVLDQQVIQHMSPSVIPQTANCPQLPLQNNVLCQNPLAFGLPPAVDQKSAGQTQDANLLSLLQNPAFAAILQDLFPSQSGSSTCQSPSSTFFPLPPLTPPYTSPLAPLVPPATLLVPYPVIIPLPVPLPVPLPIPIPVPQPEDSKGNMPKPVCTVSKSTQTSPKDTTSPSLSSSRCMPSFQPQNVSPSLLPPDEGQVLDLSVRACPVELKQEYPSPQQDSVLDLSVPGVRKKCVQSDREVAFHSGQDASTSLSLGVECTQSLDSKLLGSLASLEFSRQHKWVVDSAGGSSSRSQEATLSGAGNLEIVSTSQTAKVIVSVKDAIPAILCGKIKSLSGVSTKNFSIKRDGSQGTSLQQLYGMSSASKGEQHDPNNPLKKVPKNRAIKLKKVSSQEIHFLPMKKQRLTALLPRK